A DNA window from Engystomops pustulosus chromosome 6, aEngPut4.maternal, whole genome shotgun sequence contains the following coding sequences:
- the LOC140134980 gene encoding heat shock protein beta-11-like, whose protein sequence is MSLHLAKMSSSSPFRPFFRPLWPLSIDIFSSLEEDMLHTLEEVKASMKLMDNFYHQLLQETTENKALPVLGEKPQNATNERITLDKAETALNISDMKSVEGGFVISLGVKDFSPEELTVKIIGKKLLVSGEKECKSEDGKGSFSYTCQIFRKEVDLPQDVQAEDLSCTVTNGGQLHVEVSQKPSQERTVPMQHPALQAKTKDSSSTKDSRS, encoded by the coding sequence ATGAGCCTTCATTTAGCAAAGATGTCCTCCTCAAGCCCTTTCAGGCCTTTTTTCCGGCCTCTGTGGCCATTGTCTATAGACATTTTTTCCAGCCTCGAAGAAGACATGTTGCATACACTTGAAGAAGTAAAAGCTAGTATGAAGCTCATGGACAATTTTTACCACCAGCTGCTTCAAGAAACCACTGAGAACAAGGCATTGCCTGTCTTGGGAGAAAAACCACAGAATGCTACCAATGAAAGGATAACTCTGGATAAGGCGGAAACTGCTCTAAACATCAGTGATATGAAGTCAGTTGAGGGTGGTTTTGTAATCTCCCTGGGAGTCAAAGATTTTTCTCCCGAAGAACTGACAGTCAAGATAATTGGAAAGAAACTGCTGGTGAGTGGAGAAAAGGAATGCAAGAGTGAAGATGGGAAAGGCTCCTTTTCCTACACGTGTCAGATCTTCAGGAAGGAGGTCGATCTTCCCCAAGATGTACAAGCAGAAGACCTTAGCTGTACAGTGACCAATGGAGGCCAACTGCATGTAGAGGTTTCACAGAAACCTTCTCAGGAGAGAACTGTGCCAATGCAGCATCCAGCACTGCAGGCCAAGACCAAGGACTCCAGCAGTACCAAAGACTCTAGATCCTAA
- the HTR3B gene encoding 5-hydroxytryptamine receptor 3B → MAFISGAIFLLAVATLESSSIDVPQVKNSSLLHLTKNLMVNYSKGVRPVRNWSQATTVYIDLFVHAVLDVDGQNQKLTTSIWYRQMWKDEFLAWNSSQFDGIGEISLPLNAIWFPDIVINEFVEDGKSPDLPYVYVNSSGTIRNYKPMQVVSACSLETYAFPFDIQNCSLTFSSCLHTVNDLNLSIWRSYEEISNDKSIFLDDGEWELLSVPSNYEILHTHGGSFAQVQFNLVIRRRPLLYIVGILLPSILLMIVDLMSFYLPPDSGTRIMFKTSILVGYTVFRVNMADELPATTLSVPLIGVFFVVCMILMVLSLGKSIVVIKFLHIDKEASGDLLISRCPMMRRSNHYDENTEDNSMGSTNDTAESLCGVDDVFHSPAIPDDPLMEQILQEVTSIRSYVQEMESEETWHSQWLNLCYKLDGLMFKAYLLLFATYAATLTFLWWAWSSYSVPT, encoded by the exons TCTTCTTATTGGCAG TGGCCACATTAGAGTCAAGTTCCATAGATGTTCCACAGGTAAAGAACTCAAGTCTACTTCATCTAACAAAGAACCTTATGGTCAACTATAGTAAAGGTGTCAGACCTGTAAGGAACTGGAGCCAAGCCACCACAGTTTACATAGACCTCTTTGTCCACGCTGTACTGGATGTT GATGGGCAGAATCAGAAGCTGACCACCAGTATTTGGTACAGACAG ATGTGGAAAGATGAATTTCTGGCTTGGAATTCAAGTCAGTTTGATGGGATTGGAGAAATTTCCCTCCCACTCAACGCCATTTGGTTTCCCGATATTGTTATCAATGAATT TGTAGAAGATGGGAAGTCACCGGATTTGCCATATGTGTATGTGAACTCCTCGGGTACTATCAGGAATTACAAGCCTATGCAGGTGGTGTCGGCCTGCAGCCTGGAGACGTACGCCTTCCCTTTTGATATACAGAACTGTAGCTTGACCTTCAGCAGCTGTTTACATACAG TGAATGATCTTAATCTTTCCATCTGGAGGAGCTACGAAGAGATCAGTAATGACAAGAGCATATTTTTAGATGATGGAGAGTGGGAACTTCTATCTGTACCCTCCAACTACGAGATACTACATACCCATGGGGGAAGCTTCGCGCAGGTCCAGTTCAAT CTCGTTATCCGCCGCCGCCCCCTGCTATATATTGTAGGTATCCTTCTTCCTAGCATTCTGCTGATGATTGTGGACCTCATGAGCTTCTACCTACCCCCTGACAGCGGCACCAGGATCATGTTTAAAACCAGTATTCTTGTTGGATACACAGTCTTTAGGGTTAACATGGCAGATGAACTACCAGCTACCACCTTAAGTGTACCATTAATCG GTGTGTTTTTTGTTGTATGCATGATACTCATGGTTTTGAGCCTCGGCAAATCCATTGTGGTGATAAAGTTTCTTCACATTGACAAAGAGGCATCTGGAGATCTTCTTATATCTCGTTGCCCAATGATGAGAAGATCCAATCATTATGATGAAAACACAGAAGATAACTCTATGGGATCAACCAATGATACAGCAG AGAGCCTCTGTGGTGTTGATGATGTGTTCCACAGCCCAGCAATACCAGATGATCCATTGATGGAGCAAATCCTACAGGAGGTGACCTCAATCCGTTCCTACGTTCAGGagatggagtcagaagaaacATGGCACAGCCAATGGCTTAATCTGTGCTATAAATTAGATGGTCTTATGTTCAAAGCCTACCTACTGCTGTTCGCTACCTACGCTGCTACTCTTACATTTTTATGGTGGGCATGGAGCTCATACTCTGTACCTACATAA